A section of the Cyanobacterium stanieri LEGE 03274 genome encodes:
- a CDS encoding SDR family oxidoreductase — protein MKILVAGATGQTGRRIVQELVEKGMDVRALVRDEAKAKEILPPSVEVVMGDVLKPTTLDNALKDCEVVICATGAAPSWDITAFYKVDFEGSKNLINCAKKADIDKFIFVTSLCVSKFFHPLNLFGLVLFWKKQAEKYLINSGLNYTIVRPGGLKNEDNLYPLVVKGADTLEEGSIPRRKVAQVCVEVISRPQTDGKILEIVAQEDAPSQDWDQLLAV, from the coding sequence ATGAAAATTTTAGTAGCAGGGGCAACGGGGCAAACAGGAAGAAGAATTGTTCAAGAGTTGGTAGAAAAAGGGATGGACGTTAGGGCTTTAGTGAGGGATGAAGCCAAGGCAAAGGAGATTTTACCCCCATCGGTGGAGGTTGTTATGGGGGATGTTTTAAAACCTACAACTTTAGACAATGCTTTAAAAGATTGTGAAGTGGTAATTTGTGCTACGGGGGCAGCCCCTAGTTGGGATATTACGGCGTTTTATAAGGTGGATTTTGAGGGGAGTAAAAATTTAATTAATTGTGCCAAAAAAGCAGATATAGATAAATTTATTTTTGTTACTTCCCTTTGTGTATCGAAGTTTTTCCATCCTCTTAATTTATTTGGCTTGGTGTTGTTTTGGAAAAAACAGGCAGAAAAGTATTTGATCAATAGTGGCTTAAATTATACTATCGTCAGGCCTGGGGGGTTAAAAAATGAGGACAATTTATATCCGTTGGTGGTAAAGGGCGCTGATACCCTAGAGGAAGGCTCTATTCCCCGTAGAAAGGTGGCTCAGGTATGTGTTGAGGTGATTTCTCGCCCCCAAACCGATGGCAAAATTTTGGAAATTGTCGCCCAGGAGGATGCCCCTAGCCAAGATTGGGATCAATTATTGGCGGTTTAG
- a CDS encoding GTP-binding protein, producing the protein MVEKFNQWSQEEWENTILDFANLQGEINYKQAQKSLQNLLNNLDLKEEEKIGLETDINQLTTMLEKLENSVIQIAAFGMVGRGKSSVLNALVGEEIFITGPLHGVTQDISQTNWQLNQESIGNGLGNVQRLINSSANAQIQLIDTPGIDEIDGETREALAHDLASQVDLILFVVSGDITRVEYQALSQLREVGKPMILVFNKIDQYPDADRTEIYETIRDKRVKELLSPDEIVMVAASPLVSEAIRDKEGKLKVTRRRGKPDIEDLQLKILEILHREGKSLVALNTMLFTGNINERLVQRKLSVRDDNAEKIIQKAVMTKASAIALNPVTALDLFTGALIDVAMILSLSHLYNIPMTQKGALGLLKKIAFSMGGITASDILVTFGLSSLKGVLGLTTPITGGLSLAPYLSIAITQAGVAGVSTYTIGQVTKVYLANGASWGENGPLAVVENIINSLDETSILNRIKWELKAKLKAPKPPIIDPNLG; encoded by the coding sequence ATGGTAGAAAAATTTAACCAATGGAGTCAAGAAGAATGGGAAAATACTATCCTAGATTTTGCCAATTTACAGGGAGAAATTAACTATAAACAAGCCCAAAAATCATTACAAAATTTACTCAATAATCTTGACCTCAAAGAAGAAGAAAAAATAGGTTTAGAAACCGATATTAATCAACTAACAACCATGTTAGAAAAACTAGAAAACTCCGTCATCCAAATTGCTGCCTTTGGCATGGTAGGCAGGGGAAAATCTAGCGTTTTAAATGCCTTGGTAGGAGAAGAAATATTTATAACAGGGCCTTTACATGGGGTTACACAGGATATAAGCCAAACTAATTGGCAACTTAACCAAGAGAGTATTGGTAATGGATTGGGTAATGTGCAACGGTTGATTAATTCTAGTGCTAATGCTCAAATTCAATTGATTGATACTCCCGGCATTGATGAGATTGATGGGGAAACGAGGGAGGCTTTAGCCCATGATTTGGCTAGTCAGGTGGATTTAATTTTATTTGTGGTGTCGGGAGATATTACAAGGGTGGAGTATCAAGCGCTTTCTCAGTTGCGGGAAGTGGGTAAACCGATGATTTTGGTGTTTAATAAAATTGACCAGTATCCTGATGCCGATCGCACCGAAATTTATGAGACAATTAGGGATAAGAGGGTAAAAGAGTTATTATCCCCCGATGAAATCGTCATGGTGGCTGCTTCTCCTCTAGTTTCTGAAGCCATTAGGGATAAGGAAGGTAAATTAAAAGTTACCCGTCGTCGGGGAAAACCTGACATTGAAGATTTACAATTAAAAATTCTCGAAATTCTCCATCGAGAGGGAAAATCCCTCGTTGCCCTCAATACCATGTTATTTACAGGTAATATTAACGAACGATTGGTACAAAGAAAATTATCAGTTAGGGATGATAACGCCGAAAAAATTATCCAAAAAGCCGTGATGACTAAAGCCAGTGCGATCGCCCTTAACCCCGTAACCGCCCTAGATTTGTTCACAGGGGCGCTCATTGACGTGGCGATGATTTTGAGCCTTTCCCACCTTTATAACATCCCCATGACCCAAAAAGGGGCATTAGGATTACTAAAAAAAATAGCCTTCAGCATGGGAGGTATTACCGCCAGTGACATCCTTGTTACATTTGGTTTAAGTTCCCTCAAAGGAGTATTAGGTTTAACTACCCCCATCACAGGAGGATTAAGCCTTGCCCCCTATCTCTCCATCGCCATTACCCAAGCAGGAGTGGCAGGAGTTTCCACCTATACCATTGGGCAAGTAACAAAAGTTTATCTGGCTAACGGCGCTTCATGGGGCGAAAATGGCCCCCTAGCAGTGGTGGAAAACATCATCAATTCCCTTGATGAAACCTCCATCTTAAACCGCATCAAATGGGAATTAAAAGCCAAACTCAAAGCCCCTAAACCGCCAATAATTGATCCCAATCTTGGCTAG
- a CDS encoding MotA/TolQ/ExbB proton channel family protein — MFPDNILNIGGVVTIPLLVFSLITVALIVERFWFWTRIKSRERSLIQEVLKIYRSDCVTAIARLRKNIDLPMARIFLEALELEGANATEFRLALETATQAELPLLKRFNTFFQTVITIAPLLGLLGTILGLIESFASLDLGNAGGTNTAGVTGGISEALVSTVMGLVVAIATLIFANVFRSFYLRQIALIQEYGGQLELLYRRLYERGEKPYANT; from the coding sequence ATGTTTCCTGATAATATTTTGAATATAGGGGGGGTTGTAACCATACCCCTACTGGTTTTTTCTTTGATAACGGTGGCTTTAATCGTGGAGCGGTTCTGGTTTTGGACTAGAATTAAGTCAAGGGAAAGGTCGTTGATTCAGGAAGTTTTAAAAATTTATCGTTCTGATTGTGTAACGGCGATCGCCCGTTTACGTAAAAATATCGATTTGCCCATGGCGAGAATATTTTTGGAGGCTTTGGAATTAGAGGGCGCAAATGCCACAGAATTTCGTTTAGCCCTAGAAACGGCAACCCAAGCGGAATTACCTTTATTGAAAAGGTTTAATACTTTCTTTCAAACGGTCATCACCATTGCCCCTTTGTTGGGTTTATTAGGTACTATTTTGGGATTAATCGAATCCTTTGCATCCCTTGATTTGGGTAATGCGGGGGGGACAAACACCGCAGGGGTAACGGGGGGCATTAGTGAAGCCCTAGTGTCCACGGTAATGGGGTTGGTAGTGGCGATCGCAACGTTAATCTTTGCCAATGTGTTTCGTTCATTTTACCTACGTCAAATCGCCTTGATCCAAGAATATGGCGGACAATTAGAGCTTTTATATCGTCGTTTATACGAAAGAGGAGAAAAACCCTATGCGAATACCTGA
- a CDS encoding energy transducer TonB family protein, whose translation MTYSSPSIEQRQKEAEKTKKIVTFGIFSSIALHGVLLIMVANQPNPITKEEQKPIELILVQEDPQPQTQPEEQPQESPQQVTPTPPQTVTPPTPQNPQSNAPTPPPQPVQPEITPNPPTVVENNTTPETPPQETSQEVVETPTPEVTNPTPVSPESSNVRPRFNTPNRQINSQNNNSVPSRPSQPTVNNNTLARNNSPSALQPLENYSDNTSNLRNSVRTPSRQINNNNNNVSRSVDHNQEISSGRINRNNTRTPSTANNSQNGENLNNLRNSLNNNQNRNNNGSNSPTASRPQDITPPSQNRPQAPQPKPNPTPASIQCLSNCQPSYPSALEGVEGQATVRVNLNSNGGVRGASIVSGHSNGEVNRQALLAAQRMTFTAPGNNTASVQVRINFTVAGSEFDRLARQKKEEQERQARMEEQRRREERQAQLEQERLERQQQLERERQEREAQLQREQENQQQLQQEQQEAEAQAERERQQREAEAQAERERQQREAEAQAERERQQREAEAQAERERQQQQSTENENSE comes from the coding sequence ATGACCTACTCATCTCCCTCCATAGAGCAAAGACAAAAAGAAGCAGAAAAAACAAAAAAAATAGTTACCTTTGGAATATTTAGCTCCATAGCCCTTCATGGAGTATTGTTGATTATGGTAGCGAATCAGCCCAATCCCATCACCAAGGAAGAACAAAAACCCATCGAATTAATTTTAGTTCAAGAAGATCCTCAACCCCAAACCCAACCAGAAGAACAACCCCAAGAATCTCCACAGCAGGTTACGCCAACTCCTCCTCAAACGGTTACTCCTCCAACCCCCCAAAACCCCCAGAGTAATGCTCCTACCCCACCGCCCCAGCCTGTGCAACCCGAAATTACCCCTAATCCTCCCACGGTAGTGGAAAATAATACGACTCCAGAAACTCCACCCCAAGAAACCAGTCAAGAAGTGGTGGAAACTCCTACCCCAGAGGTAACTAATCCTACTCCTGTGTCTCCTGAGTCTAGCAACGTTAGACCTAGATTTAATACCCCTAACCGTCAGATTAATTCTCAGAATAATAATTCTGTACCATCACGACCTAGCCAACCAACAGTTAATAATAATACCCTTGCGAGGAATAATTCTCCGAGCGCCCTTCAACCCCTAGAAAATTATAGTGATAATACCAGTAATTTAAGAAATTCTGTGCGCACTCCCTCAAGACAAATCAATAATAATAATAATAATGTTTCCAGATCCGTTGATCATAACCAAGAAATAAGCAGCGGTAGAATAAACCGTAACAATACCCGAACCCCAAGCACCGCCAACAATTCCCAAAATGGAGAAAATCTTAATAACCTCAGAAACAGCCTCAACAATAATCAAAACCGCAACAATAACGGCTCAAACTCCCCCACCGCATCTCGTCCCCAAGATATTACCCCCCCTAGCCAAAATAGACCACAAGCCCCCCAACCCAAGCCCAATCCAACCCCTGCCAGTATTCAATGTTTGAGTAACTGTCAACCCTCCTATCCATCAGCCTTAGAAGGGGTAGAAGGTCAAGCCACCGTGAGGGTTAATCTTAATAGTAATGGTGGTGTTAGGGGCGCTAGTATCGTTAGTGGACATAGTAACGGAGAAGTAAACAGACAAGCCCTATTGGCCGCCCAAAGAATGACCTTTACAGCCCCGGGGAATAACACCGCCTCCGTGCAGGTTAGAATTAATTTCACCGTAGCAGGTTCAGAATTTGATCGCCTTGCCCGTCAGAAAAAAGAAGAACAGGAAAGACAAGCTCGTATGGAAGAGCAACGAAGGAGGGAAGAACGTCAGGCTCAATTGGAACAAGAAAGGCTTGAAAGACAACAGCAGTTAGAAAGAGAGCGTCAGGAAAGAGAGGCTCAACTTCAGAGAGAACAAGAAAATCAACAACAATTGCAACAAGAACAACAGGAGGCGGAAGCCCAAGCCGAACGGGAAAGGCAACAACGGGAGGCTGAAGCCCAAGCCGAACGGGAAAGGCAACAACGGGAAGCCGAAGCCCAAGCCGAACGGGAAAGGCAACAACGGGAAGCTGAAGCCCAAGCCGAACGGGAAAGGCAACAACAACAGTCCACGGAAAATGAGAATTCAGAATAG
- a CDS encoding ExbD/TolR family protein — translation MRIPEENEVQGEINIVPMIDAIFSILAFFIISSLTLIRSQGLPVNLPSAETSQANEREEINITIQDNGSVFLDQQPIQVETIATQVRSLIPENQQAMVIINADESVSHGIVVSVMDQLRQVEGATLAIATESPE, via the coding sequence ATGCGAATACCTGAAGAAAACGAAGTACAAGGAGAAATTAACATTGTACCGATGATTGACGCTATTTTCTCCATTTTGGCGTTTTTTATCATCTCTAGCTTAACCCTGATTCGTTCTCAAGGATTACCCGTCAATCTGCCTTCGGCCGAAACTTCCCAAGCCAACGAACGGGAAGAAATCAATATCACCATCCAAGATAATGGTAGTGTTTTTCTGGATCAACAACCAATTCAAGTAGAAACCATTGCCACCCAAGTTAGGAGTTTAATTCCTGAAAATCAACAGGCGATGGTCATTATCAATGCCGATGAAAGTGTCTCCCATGGCATTGTCGTATCAGTTATGGACCAACTTAGACAGGTAGAAGGGGCAACCCTGGCGATCGCCACTGAGTCTCCCGAATAG
- a CDS encoding TonB-dependent receptor plug domain-containing protein encodes MKNKYWWLLPSKSLVWALPLLSVNVPFSFFAPLSAQTQQESDMENNFTEEEKPETENNLTPEEEQEIFIIITDKILNQPVFAPFRREATVRDSSRPVYVIDRQQIEAQGARTVQEALKYLPGVLSDGTTGGQLGGQSTQIIRGASTSQVLILLDGRPINDIGGFGGFDLSSFTTDNIERIELLPGGGSTLYGSDALGGVINIVTRSGAGETPQVTVRANVGSFGLNEQAIQSRGETNGVSWAVGYTRTQADNNFPFRIDRIGLESQRENADVLYNNFNLKLAGDLGDRNKLTFSALYLNKDFGIAGGIPIPNTSGAFNNLTPRARQTTNKLLMDLTLESKLGEGEDSLLTTRIYGDFLNYEFENPDGFSAGRDDVNRRALGLQVQHNWQLTPNQNITYGYDFRNTEADNNTFSSNSGTTTLNYDGSISQQALFASYSVDFSPQFNLNLGLRQDFNSLVNGSFTSPSIGARYHITPTTTIRGNYGRSFRSPQIVNLEGLGAFNIVGNPELKPERGNSFDIGIDQQLGDIGLLRLTFFSNRIDNLINFEFGNPSTYTNIGEIKSTGIEADLNVQVAPNFFAFANYTLNDPRIIEDVNSAIEGNELGFRGANSFNLGIAYEKDIYLALILKSLGGYFVNNTNTDSLPGYTTVDFKTRIPFSANVTLTGGIDNIFDQQYEQFPGFPAVGRNFRVGVSATF; translated from the coding sequence ATGAAGAATAAATATTGGTGGCTTTTGCCTAGCAAAAGTCTTGTTTGGGCATTGCCTTTATTATCGGTCAATGTCCCGTTTAGCTTTTTTGCGCCCCTGTCAGCTCAAACCCAACAAGAGTCCGACATGGAAAATAATTTCACAGAAGAAGAAAAACCAGAAACAGAAAATAATCTAACCCCCGAAGAAGAACAGGAAATTTTTATCATTATCACCGATAAAATTCTCAATCAACCCGTTTTTGCCCCTTTTAGAAGGGAAGCTACCGTCAGGGATTCTAGTCGCCCCGTATATGTTATTGACAGGCAACAGATAGAAGCTCAGGGAGCTAGAACAGTGCAAGAAGCCCTCAAATATCTGCCTGGGGTTCTCAGTGATGGCACCACAGGAGGACAATTAGGGGGGCAAAGTACCCAAATTATTAGGGGTGCTAGTACCTCCCAAGTTTTGATTTTACTGGATGGGCGACCCATAAATGATATTGGTGGGTTTGGGGGTTTTGATTTATCGAGCTTCACCACCGATAACATTGAAAGGATTGAACTTCTACCGGGGGGGGGTTCTACCCTTTATGGCTCTGATGCCCTTGGGGGGGTAATTAACATCGTTACCCGTAGCGGTGCGGGGGAAACTCCTCAAGTAACCGTCAGGGCAAATGTGGGTAGTTTTGGTTTAAATGAACAAGCCATCCAGAGTCGTGGAGAAACTAATGGTGTTAGTTGGGCGGTGGGATACACTAGAACCCAAGCTGATAATAACTTTCCCTTCCGTATCGATCGCATCGGGCTTGAATCCCAAAGAGAAAACGCTGATGTATTATATAATAACTTCAATTTGAAATTGGCAGGGGATCTGGGCGATCGCAACAAACTCACCTTCAGCGCTCTTTACCTCAACAAAGACTTTGGCATCGCAGGGGGCATCCCCATTCCCAATACCAGCGGTGCATTTAATAACCTCACTCCCCGAGCCAGACAAACAACCAACAAATTACTGATGGATTTAACCCTAGAGTCAAAACTAGGAGAAGGAGAAGACTCCCTCCTTACCACCAGAATTTATGGCGATTTTCTCAACTACGAATTTGAAAACCCCGATGGTTTTTCCGCGGGGAGAGATGACGTTAACCGCCGAGCATTAGGGTTACAGGTTCAACACAACTGGCAACTAACCCCAAACCAAAACATTACCTATGGGTATGATTTTCGTAACACCGAAGCCGATAACAACACCTTCAGCAGTAACAGTGGCACAACCACCCTCAACTATGACGGTAGCATTAGCCAACAAGCCCTCTTTGCCAGTTACAGTGTCGATTTTAGCCCCCAATTTAACCTTAATCTAGGACTCCGACAAGACTTTAATAGCCTTGTAAATGGCTCTTTTACCTCCCCTAGCATCGGGGCAAGATACCACATTACCCCCACCACCACCATCAGGGGAAACTATGGTAGAAGTTTTAGATCTCCCCAAATTGTTAACCTAGAAGGTTTAGGAGCATTTAATATTGTCGGTAATCCTGAACTAAAACCCGAAAGGGGCAACAGTTTTGATATTGGTATCGATCAACAATTGGGAGACATCGGGCTATTACGACTAACCTTTTTTAGTAATCGCATTGATAACCTAATTAACTTCGAGTTTGGCAACCCTAGCACCTACACCAACATCGGCGAAATCAAAAGCACAGGCATAGAAGCCGACTTAAATGTTCAAGTAGCCCCCAACTTTTTTGCCTTTGCCAACTACACTTTAAATGATCCTCGTATCATAGAAGATGTTAACTCCGCCATCGAAGGAAATGAGCTAGGCTTCAGGGGGGCAAATAGTTTTAACCTTGGTATTGCCTATGAAAAAGACATTTATCTGGCTCTGATTCTCAAAAGTTTGGGCGGTTACTTTGTTAATAACACCAATACTGATTCCCTACCAGGATACACCACCGTAGATTTTAAAACCCGCATTCCTTTCTCTGCTAATGTTACCTTAACAGGGGGAATAGATAATATATTTGATCAACAATATGAACAATTCCCCGGTTTTCCCGCCGTCGGTAGAAATTTCCGAGTCGGGGTAAGTGCAACATTTTAG
- a CDS encoding (2Fe-2S) ferredoxin domain-containing protein — MGEFNPWVKPLNKLTTENLVTGGLMEYEDIPCDVDTLGCLLHTLFQEHWQKTQVGHVVEGSVLELELTKPPKVCVIYDGYLTVVTDTWHLHLCLEEHGGGPDEKTPLSLRQQRVVSRASFYRRFNEKNQPRSWGIQFWNGAGEKMMNIFLPNPFVDEDNNLLPEHKPDLARLSLYEELRNIYVLGEKPIPYDRNPLKTPYLSVCRSGRCYPCQDWQPIFDALQEEVVKTGLDIKVKTSGCLEVCKMGPVVFYSGDKTWYTRVSPEVARDIVNKHVMGGEKIADHLYPPIPH, encoded by the coding sequence ATGGGCGAATTTAATCCTTGGGTTAAACCTCTGAATAAGTTAACTACAGAAAATCTCGTTACGGGGGGCTTGATGGAATATGAAGATATTCCCTGTGATGTGGATACCCTCGGTTGTTTACTACATACCTTGTTTCAAGAACATTGGCAAAAAACCCAAGTTGGTCATGTGGTTGAAGGTAGCGTTTTAGAATTAGAGTTAACTAAACCCCCCAAGGTATGTGTTATCTATGACGGTTATCTGACTGTGGTGACGGATACTTGGCATTTACATCTTTGTTTAGAGGAGCATGGGGGAGGCCCGGATGAGAAAACGCCTTTATCGTTACGACAACAAAGGGTTGTTAGTAGAGCTTCTTTTTATCGTCGTTTTAATGAAAAGAATCAGCCCCGCAGTTGGGGTATTCAGTTTTGGAATGGGGCGGGGGAAAAAATGATGAATATTTTTCTACCTAATCCTTTTGTGGATGAGGATAATAATTTGTTGCCTGAGCATAAGCCAGATTTGGCAAGACTTAGTTTATATGAGGAGTTGCGGAATATTTATGTTTTGGGAGAAAAACCTATCCCCTATGATCGTAATCCTTTGAAAACCCCTTATTTGTCGGTGTGTCGTTCGGGGCGCTGTTATCCTTGTCAGGATTGGCAACCTATTTTTGATGCGCTGCAAGAGGAGGTAGTAAAAACAGGACTTGATATTAAGGTAAAAACTTCGGGTTGTTTGGAGGTGTGCAAAATGGGGCCAGTGGTTTTTTATTCGGGGGACAAAACTTGGTACACAAGGGTTTCTCCTGAGGTGGCAAGGGATATTGTTAATAAGCACGTTATGGGAGGTGAAAAAATTGCTGATCATCTTTATCCCCCTATTCCACATTAG
- a CDS encoding MORN repeat-containing protein produces MNKQSSKYLLTAFLGLTLTNGLLFINPVLANTINLADGSKCEGQLKEGNLHGQGKCTFSNGDIYEGNFVDGEKQGQGKYTFANGDVYEGEFTDDQIEGVGKRIYQEGDIYEGEFKQGQPHGQGVYTSTDGSKYEGQFVNGEPQGEGKFIYSNGDSCQGTIRDGQIQGEGVCDYDNGDRYQGQLVNNQPEGQGFYVFADGGSYRGTFTEGAITGRGERRYPSDDTYQGEMKNGVPHGQGKFTFSDGGVYEGNFEDGQQSGNGSYTFPNGNRYQGEFVNGKFAGQGVFTFANGDVCQGEFQNNQLHGQVVCDYSNGDTYKGEFANGKKNGSGVYTFSDGTVIDGNWRDDQPI; encoded by the coding sequence ATGAATAAACAATCTTCTAAATATTTATTAACCGCTTTTTTAGGCTTAACTTTAACCAATGGATTATTATTTATTAATCCTGTTTTAGCCAATACCATTAACCTAGCGGATGGGAGTAAATGTGAAGGACAATTGAAAGAAGGAAATCTTCATGGTCAAGGAAAATGTACCTTTAGTAATGGGGATATTTATGAAGGAAATTTTGTTGATGGAGAAAAGCAAGGACAGGGAAAATATACCTTTGCCAATGGTGATGTTTACGAAGGGGAATTTACCGATGATCAAATTGAGGGGGTAGGTAAAAGAATTTATCAAGAAGGAGATATTTACGAAGGGGAATTTAAACAAGGGCAACCCCACGGACAAGGGGTTTATACTTCCACCGACGGGAGTAAATATGAAGGGCAATTTGTTAATGGTGAACCCCAAGGGGAGGGTAAGTTTATTTATAGTAATGGGGATAGTTGCCAAGGTACTATCCGAGATGGTCAAATTCAGGGAGAAGGTGTCTGTGATTATGATAATGGCGATCGCTACCAGGGACAATTAGTCAATAATCAACCTGAAGGACAAGGATTTTATGTCTTTGCTGATGGTGGTAGTTATCGAGGTACTTTTACCGAAGGTGCAATTACGGGAAGGGGTGAAAGAAGATACCCCAGCGATGACACCTACCAAGGGGAAATGAAAAATGGTGTACCCCATGGGCAAGGAAAATTTACTTTCTCTGACGGAGGAGTTTACGAAGGAAACTTTGAAGACGGACAACAATCTGGCAATGGCTCTTATACATTTCCCAATGGTAATCGTTATCAAGGAGAGTTTGTCAATGGAAAATTTGCAGGGCAGGGGGTTTTTACTTTCGCCAATGGTGATGTCTGTCAGGGAGAATTCCAAAATAATCAACTTCATGGACAGGTAGTCTGTGATTATAGTAATGGTGATACTTATAAAGGGGAATTTGCCAACGGTAAGAAGAATGGTAGCGGGGTATATACTTTCAGTGATGGTACGGTGATTGATGGTAATTGGCGCGATGATCAACCTATTTAG